In Panicum virgatum strain AP13 chromosome 4N, P.virgatum_v5, whole genome shotgun sequence, a single window of DNA contains:
- the LOC120669534 gene encoding tuliposide A-converting enzyme 1, chloroplastic-like, with amino-acid sequence MGDYGTATNPSSPPAAMDPDSEVTFDFLPYLCQYKSGRIHRPGGSPTVPAGTDPATGVVSKDVRAGPASVRIYLPPGAAGKIPVVVYFHGGGFVVGSPARPSTHNYLVDLVARSGAIVVSVYYRLAPEHKLPAAYDDGWAGLRWAATLGGGEEPWLLDHADLTRVFLVGCSAGANIAHNTAVRASAPGALPDGVALRGLALVHPYFTGREAVGGEVAFGPEIRGYMDRTWRFVVSETVGLDDPRVCPFVDDAARRASAGIPCERVLVCVAENDFLLRERGLWYHRELKASGYAGELEIFESKGVGHAFHFDLLGSEQGVQLQERTVAFINK; translated from the coding sequence ATGGGCGACTACGGCACCGCCACCAacccctcctcgccgcccgcggccaTGGATCCCGACTCCGAGGTGACCTTCGACTTCCTGCCCTACCTCTGCCAGTACAAGAGCGGCCGCATCCACCGCCCCGGCGGCTCCCCAACGGTCCCCGCCGGCACGGACCCCGCCACCGGCGTCGTCTCCAAGGACGTccgcgccggccccgcctccGTCCGCATCTACCtcccgcccggcgccgccggcaaGATCCCGGTCGTCGTCTacttccacggcggcggcttcgtggtcggctcgccggcgcggccgagcACGCACAACTACCTCGTCGACCTGGTGGCCCGCTCGGGCGCCATCGTCGTGTCCGTCTACTACCGCCTCGCGCCGGAGCACAAGCTCCCCGCCGCGTACGACGACGGGTGGGCGGGGCTGCGGTGGGCGGCcacgctcggcggcggcgaggagccctGGCTGCTGGACCACGCCGACCTCACCCGCGTGTTCCTGGTCGGCTGCAGCGCCGGCGCCAACATCGCGCACAACACCGCCGTGCGGGCCTCGGCCCCCGGCGCGCTCCCGGACGGCGTGGCCCTCCGCGGGCTCGCGCTGGTGCACCCGTACTTCACGGGCAGGGAggccgtcggcggcgaggtcgcgtTCGGCCCCGAGATCCGGGGGTACATGGACCGCACGTGGCGCTTCGTGGTCTCGGAGACGGTGGGGCTGGACGACCCGCGCGTGTGCCCGTTCGTGGACGACGCCGCCCGCCGGGCCTCCGCCGGGATCCCGTGCGAGCGTGTGCTCGTGTGCGTCGCCGAGAACGACTTCCTGCTCAGGGAGCGCGGGCTCTGGTACCACCGGGAGCTCAAGGCCAGCGGGTACGCCGGCGAGCTGGAGATCTTCGAGTCTAAGGGCGTCGGCCACGCGTTCCACTTCGACCTGCTCGGCTCCGAGCAGGGCGTCCAGCTGCAGGAGCGGACCGTCGCTTTCATCAACAAATGA
- the LOC120669533 gene encoding 2-hydroxyisoflavanone dehydratase-like, producing MSIAARLRHYTNRLVRALHPSGIPPPLHSAARPASQPHRRRGRAMAAADPDTEVQADFFPMVRRYRSGRVERFMNMAPVPAGADPATGVVSKDVVVDPATGVWARLFLPPGTPRGAKLPVVVYYHGGAFVVGSAADPFTHSYLNALAAEAGVLAVAPEYRLAPEHPLPAAYDDSWEALKWVASHAAGGGGPDPDPWLAEHGDLSRLFLAGASAGGTIAHVVAARAGGLGVRARGLLIVHPYFSGAVDIGDEGAAGKERKARADAFWRFLYPGSPGLDDPLSNPFSEAAGGSAARVAADRVLVCVAQKDDLRDRGVWYYESLRASGYPGEVELLESMGEGHVFYCINPRCDRAKEMQERVLSFLRK from the coding sequence ATGAGCATCGCTGCGCGTCTGCGCCACTACACCAACCGTCTGGTCCGCGCGCTCCACCCGTCCGGGATTCCTCCCCCACTACATAGCGCCGCGCGGCCAGCCTCGCAGCCGCACCGACGCCGGGGAcgagcgatggcggcggcggacccgGACACGGAGGTGCAGGCTGATTTCTTCCCCATGGTCCGCCGGTACAGGAGCGGCCGCGTGGAGCGGTTCATGAACATGGCCCCGGTCCCGGCCGGCGCCGACCCGGCCACGGGCGTCGTGTCCAAGGACGTCGTCGTCGACCCGGCCACGGGCGTCTGGGCGCGCCTCTTCCTCCCGCCCGGCACCCCGCGCGGCGCGAAGCTCCCCGTCGTCGTCTACTACCACGGCGGCGCCTTCGTGGTgggctccgccgccgacccgttCACGCACAGCTACCTCAacgcgctcgccgcggaggCCGGCGTCCTCGCGGTCGCGCCCGAGTACCGCCTCgcgccggagcacccgctcCCGGCGGCGTACGACGACTCGTGGGAGGCGCTCAAGTGGGTGGCCTCCcacgccgcgggcggcggcgggccggaccCGGACCCGTGGCTGGCCGAGCACGGCGACTTGTCCCGCCTGTTCCTGGCCGGGGCCAGCGCCGGGGGCACCATCGCGCACGTggtcgccgcgcgcgcgggcgggctcGGCGTGCGCGCCAGGGGCCTCCTGATCGTGCACCCCTACTTCAGCGGCGCGGTGGACATCGGCGACGAGGGGGCGGCGGGGAAGGAGCGCAAGGCGCGCGCCGACGCGTTCTGGCGGTTCCTGTACCCGGGCTCCCCCGGGCTCGACGACCCGCTGTCCAACCCGTTCtcggaggccgccggcggcagcgcggcgcgcgtcgccgccGACCGCGTGCTCGTCTGCGTCGCCCAGAAGGACGACCTCCGCGACAGGGGCGTCTGGTACTACGAGAGCCTCAGGGCCAGCGGGTACCccggcgaggtggagctgcTCGAGTCCATGGGCGAGGGCCACGTCTTCTACTGCATCAACCCGCGGTGCGACAGGGCGAAGGAGATGCAGGAGCGCGTCCTCAGTTTCCTGCGCAAGTGA
- the LOC120671348 gene encoding probable carboxylesterase 7: protein MASRTRSCTRCLASLVLPFLFSTSLLYLSTRQPALDIAVREEAAAGRMRLIVDRAAAAVEANATATTDAVANKSNTDVLADAPPASGDANVTTYGVQASDIAAVAAEGGDAKVATDAAPASGAAAAGATIRTEELRASDDAATTAGSSTNGEPDTVVFDFRPYVLVYKGGRVHRFLATDTVPPGVDALTGVASKDVAFGADTGVSARLYLPPRSWRGEATKLPVLLYFHGGAFVIESPFSPLYHAFLNILVHKAAAVAVSVNYRLAPEHPLPAAYDDAWAALRWTASNCLSGPEPWLAGHGDATRIFLAGDSAGGNIAHNLAVRAGAGRPLPGGAAVAGVALLNPYFWGKEPVGAEPGERWARDGLEQTWALVCGGRFGIDDPHVNPLAAPGAWQAMAGGRVLVTIAGRDNFRDRAAAYAEGLRKSGWRGEVETYVTEGEAHVHFVGNPRSEKAERETDKVAEFIAGSGRGRG, encoded by the coding sequence ATGGCGTCCAGGACGCGTTCCTGCACCAGGTGCCTGGCCAGCCTCGtgctccccttcctcttctccaccTCCCTCCTCTACCTGTCCACCAGGCAGCCGGCGCTCGACATCGCCGTCcgcgaggaggccgccgccggcaggatGCGGCTGATCGTggaccgcgccgctgccgctgtcgAGGCCAACGCCACTGCCACGACGGACGCGGTGGCGAACAAGTCTAACACCGATGTCCTGGCCGACGCGCCCCCGGCCTCCGGCGACGCCAATGTCACGACGTATGGTGTGCAGGCTTCTGACATCGCTGCGGTTGCAGCGGAAGGCGGCGATGCCAAGGTCGCGACCGACGCGGCCCCGgcgtccggcgccgccgccgccggtgccacaATCCGCACGGAAGAGCTGAGGGCGTCGGACGACGCGGCTACTACCGCCGGCAGCAGCACGAACGGCGAGCCTGACACCGTCGTGTTCGACTTCCGGCCGTACGTGCTCGTGTACAAGGGCGGGCGCGTCCACCGCTTCCTCGCCACGGACACCGTCCCGCCCGGCGTCGACGCGCTCACGGGCGTCGCGTCCAAGGACGTGGccttcggcgccgacaccggcgtcAGCGCGCGGCTCTACTTGCCCCCCaggagctggcgcggcgaggcgacgaAGCTGCCCGTGCTGCTCTACTTCCACGGCGGCGCGTTCGTGATCGAGTCGCCGTTCTCGCCGCTCTACCACGCGTTCCTCAACATCCTCGTCCACAAGgcggccgccgtggccgtgTCCGTCAACTACCGCCTCgcgccggagcacccgctcCCGGCCGCGTACGACGACGCgtgggcggcgctccggtggacGGCGTCCAACTGCCTGTCGGGGCCGGAACCGTGGCTCGCCGGCCACGGGGACGCCACGCGCATCTTCCTGGCCGGCGACAGCGCCGGCGGCAACATCGCCCACAACCTGGCGGTGCGAGCCGGGGCGGGGCGCCCGctgcccggcggcgcggccgtcgcGGGCGTGGCGCTCCTGAACCCCTACTTCTGGGGCAAGGAGCCGGTGGGAGCGGAGCCCGGGGAGAGGTGGGCGCGCGACGGCCTCGAGCAGACCTGGGCGCTCGTGTGCGGCGGCAGGTTCGGCATCGACGACCCGCACGTGAACCCGCTGGCCGCGCCGGGCGCGTGGCAAGCGATGGCCGGCGGGCGCGTGCTGGTGACCATCGCCGGGCGGGACAACTTCCGGGACCGGGCCGCGGCGTACGCGGAGGGGCTGAGGAAGAGCGGGTGGCGAGGGGAGGTGGAGACGTACGTGACGGAGGGGGAGGCGCACGTGCACTTCGTAGGAAACCCGAGGAGCGAGAAGGCCGAGCGGGAGACGGACAAGGTGGCTGAGTTCATCGCCGGCAGTGGCCGCGGCCGTGGCTAG